The Triticum aestivum cultivar Chinese Spring chromosome 7B, IWGSC CS RefSeq v2.1, whole genome shotgun sequence genome window below encodes:
- the LOC123157204 gene encoding uncharacterized protein translates to MEEDGPSRSGLPPVGECEWREELRQQQSQVEALRDRLVEVKVGMRRSEDDSGRELEHLCRRVKTIATLLAYLKSKARIMAIPHLAHTSCGIRNQDGVGFVDRHGLPLADWSKAAEPASCGGGSDDRASAEGSGVHKNCDAVEGDGDVDDILKSIRVVTDVMESLVKRVIVAESETANEKEKVRIGLEEIRRKTIQVESMSVKVEEMEKFAVGTNGMLNEMRQRVEDMVLETTRQRQRAAENEQELSRVKNDFESLRTYVSTLVSVRETLLSSEKQFETMEKLFDRLVARTNQLETEKAQKEAEVQKVMEENVRLRAMVDKKDAQLQAMSEQCKFMALNRPN, encoded by the exons ATGGAGGAGGACGGCCCTAGCCGGAGCGGCCTGCCGCCGGTCGGGGAGTGCGAATGGAGGGAGGAGCTGAGGCAGCAGCAGTCCCAGGTCGAGGCGCTGCGCGACAGGCTCGTGGAGGTGAAGGTCGGGATGCGGCGCTCCGAGGACGATTCCGGCCGGGAGCTCGAGCACCTGTGCCGCAGGGTCAAGACCATCGCCACCCTGCTGGCCTACCTCAAATCCAAGGCCAGGATCATGGCGATACCGCACCTCGCGCACACGTCCTGCGGGATCAGGAACCAGGACGGCGTGGGGTTCGTCGACCGGCACGGGTTGCCCCTGGCCGATTGGTCCAAGGCCGCTGAGCCCGCCTCCTGTGGGGGAGGTTCGGATGACAGGGCGTCGGCAGAGGGTAGCGGCGTTCACAAAAATTGTGATGCCGTTGAGGGGGATGGAGATGTCGATGATATTCTTAAGTCCATCCGTGTGGTGACAGACGTCATGGAGTCTCTTGTGAAGAGAGTGATTGTGGCTGAGTCTGAAACTGCTAATGAGAAGGAAAAGGTGAGGATTGGCTTGGAAGAGATCAGGAGGAAGACCATACAGGTCGAGTCCATGTCGGTCAAAGTCGAGGAGATGGAGAAATTTGCGGTCGGTACGAATGGTATGCTGAATGAGATGAGGCAGCGGGTTGAAGATATGGTGCTGGAGACCACTCGGCAGAGGCAGCGCGCTGCTGAAAATGAGCAGGAGCTCAGTCGTGTGAAGAACGACTTTGAGTCGCTCAGAACTTATGTGAGCACACTCGTTAGTGTCAGAGAAACTCTTCTTTCATCGGAGAAGCAATTCGAGACAATGGAGAAGCTTTTTGACAG GCTAGTCGCAAGGACCAACCAGCTCGAGACTGAGAAAGCACAGAAAGAAGCTGAAGTCCAGAAGGTGATGGAGGAAAATGTGAGGCTACGTGCCATGGTCGACAAGAAGGACGCACAGCTCCAGGCGATGAGTGAGCAGTGCAAGTTCATGGCTCTGAACCGTCCAAACTAG